From the genome of Homalodisca vitripennis isolate AUS2020 chromosome 8, UT_GWSS_2.1, whole genome shotgun sequence, one region includes:
- the LOC124368009 gene encoding uncharacterized protein LOC124368009 has translation MTLDRNSETYNHCNRTPTTPSLTLDRNCETYNHCNRTPTTPSLTLDRNCETYDHCNRTPTTPSLTLDRNCETYDHCNRTPTTPSMTLDRNCETYDHCNRTPTTPSLTLDRNCETYNHCNRTPTTPSLTLDRNCETYNHCNRTPTTPSMTLDRNCVIYLQPL, from the coding sequence ATGACTCTGGATCGGAATAGTGAGACCTACAACCACTGTAACAGGACACCAACCACTCCTTCATTGACTCTAGATCGCAATTGTGAGACCTACAACCACTGTAACCGGACACCAACCACTCCTTCATTGACTCTGGATCGCAATTGTGAGACCTACGACCACTGTAACAGGACACCAACCACTCCTTCATTGACTCTGGATCGCAATTGTGAGACCTACGACCACTGTAACCGGACACCAACCACTCCTTCAATGACTCTGGATCGCAATTGTGAGACCTACGACCACTGTAACAGGACACCAACCACTCCTTCATTGACTCTGGATCGCAATTGTGAGACCTACAACCACTGTAACCGGACACCAACCACTCCTTCATTGACTCTGGATCGCAATTGTGAGACCTACAACCACTGTAACCGGACACCAACCACTCCTTCAATGACTCTGGATCGCAATTGTGTGATCTACCTACAACCACTGTAA